ATTGGGAGAAAAACAGTTGATCTTTTTTGGTATTTCTTTGTTTGTGGGACTCCTGATTTTTTTCAGCAGAAGCAAATTCTTTGAAAATATGTCCGGTATCATTTACATTGGAGGAGTTTTACTTTTGATAGGGCTTTTTCCTTTTGGTAAGGAAATTCTTGGTCAGAAGAACTGGTATAAATTCGGAAGCTTTACGATGCAACCGGTAGAATTTGCAAAAATAGGCACAGCACTTATGGTTGCCAATTATATTTCAGGACCGGATTTTAATTTAAGTAATAGAAAATCTTTATTAACGATATTAGCCATTATCGGGATTCCGGCAGTTGTTGTACTGGCAATTCCTGATGTAGGCTCGTTATTAGTTTTTACCGCATTTTTTGTTGCCTTGTACAGAGAGGGGTTAAATGGTTTACTTTTCGGTATTGGATTCCTTTTTGCCGGCGTTTTCCTTATTTCGTTAGCTGTAAACCCTTTGTATGTTGTTGGCGTTATTCTGTTAATTGCGGCAGGGTGGATCGCAATGAATTATTATAAAATGTCCTGGAACGTTATCTCCATTGGAAGTATTGTGGGATCTATTCTGCTTTTATGTGGATTGGCTTTTGCATCACCTTACATTTTAGAAAAACTTCCTAAGCACCAGAGAGAGAGAATTGAGGTTCTTTATAAAGGGGAAAAAGCATTCAGAGATACATCAGGATACAACTTATTATATTCAAAAACGGCCATCGGATCCGGTGGAGTTTTAGGAAAAGGATACCGTGAAGGATCCGTAACACAGGGAAAATTTGTTCCAGAACAGGAAACTGACTATATTTTCTGTACCGTAGGTGAAGAATGGGGCTTTGTGGGCAGTGCAATTCTGGTATTATGCTATATGGTTTATATTGGTCGTATCTATTATCTCGCTGAAAAACAGAAGTCGACCTTTAACCGTGTATTTGGATATTGTTTTGCTTCCATCCTCATGATGCACTTTACCATCAATTTAGGAATGGTTATGGGGCTTTTTCCTACTGTTGGTATTCCTCTTCCTTATTTCAGTTATGGAGGTAGTTCACTGCTTGCCTTTTCTATGATGACTTTCATCTTCTTTAAACTTAATTATTCGGATAAAAACAGTTTAGTTTAAATTGTTATAGTGCAGAAGTTTTTAATACTTCCTTAAAATCCGTTTATCAGCCTTAATATAACTCACATAATTACTGTCATGATGAAGGATGCATATATCTTGGATCAATATTTCGAAAACGATAGTTTTGCACAACAGCCTTTGGATAAGTGCGAATACGAGAACTGTACATTCAGGAATTATAATTTTGAATATGCAGATCTTTCTGATTTTGTTTTTACAGACTGCGAATTTATAGGATGTAATCTAAGCATGGCAAAACTGATTAAAACCGCTTTCCGAAACATCCGTTTTAAAGAATGTAAAATGTTCGGGCTTCAGTTCAATGAATGTAATGGTTTCGGTATTTCGTTTATATTTGAAGAATGTTCCCTTAATAACTCTGTCTTTTATCAGACATCAGTTAAAAAAACAGTTTTCAGAAATTCAAAATTAATAGAAACTGATTTTACAGAATGTGATCTGTCCGGCTCGATAGTCTCCGGTTGTGATCTGTCCGGTGCTATTTTCGATCAAACCAACCTCGAAAAAGCCGATCTCAGGACTTCTTTCCATTATTCCATAGATCCTGCCATAAATCGTCTTAAAAAGGCTAGGTTTTCACTTCCCGAAGTGCATGGTCTTCT
The Chryseobacterium sp. W4I1 DNA segment above includes these coding regions:
- the rodA gene encoding rod shape-determining protein RodA, producing MKWAEGIDKLGLGLYFLLCIFAIANIYSVDQKLGEKQLIFFGISLFVGLLIFFSRSKFFENMSGIIYIGGVLLLIGLFPFGKEILGQKNWYKFGSFTMQPVEFAKIGTALMVANYISGPDFNLSNRKSLLTILAIIGIPAVVVLAIPDVGSLLVFTAFFVALYREGLNGLLFGIGFLFAGVFLISLAVNPLYVVGVILLIAAGWIAMNYYKMSWNVISIGSIVGSILLLCGLAFASPYILEKLPKHQRERIEVLYKGEKAFRDTSGYNLLYSKTAIGSGGVLGKGYREGSVTQGKFVPEQETDYIFCTVGEEWGFVGSAILVLCYMVYIGRIYYLAEKQKSTFNRVFGYCFASILMMHFTINLGMVMGLFPTVGIPLPYFSYGGSSLLAFSMMTFIFFKLNYSDKNSLV
- a CDS encoding pentapeptide repeat-containing protein gives rise to the protein MMKDAYILDQYFENDSFAQQPLDKCEYENCTFRNYNFEYADLSDFVFTDCEFIGCNLSMAKLIKTAFRNIRFKECKMFGLQFNECNGFGISFIFEECSLNNSVFYQTSVKKTVFRNSKLIETDFTECDLSGSIVSGCDLSGAIFDQTNLEKADLRTSFHYSIDPAINRLKKARFSLPEVHGLLYKLDIVIDKD